AtgacactattaagaaaatgaagtgaCAAGCTACAAactaggaggaaatatttgcaaattgcatATCTGACAAATGATTGCACccagaatatatacagaactctcaaaattcaacaataagaaaacaaacaacccaattttaaaatggtcaaaagaccagaagagatatttcaccaaagagaatatatgggacttccctggtggtgcggtggttaagaatccgcctgccaatgcaggggacacaggttcgagccctggtccgggaagatcccacatgcagcagagcaactaagcccatgcgccacaactactgagcctgcgctctagagcctgcgagccacaactactgaagcctgcatgcctagagccagtgctccgcaacaagagaagccaccgcaatgagaagcccgtgcaccgcaatgaagagtagcccctgctcaccacaactagagaaagcctgtgcacagcagcaaagacctaacgcagccaaaaataaataaataaataaattaattaattaattaattaattaaaaagagaatacatggatggcaaataagcccatgaaaagatgctgcacATCACTGgccatcagggaaacacaaattgaAGCCACAATGATATATTTTCTCACAACCATCAGAACGACTAACATGTAAAGATTCTGACAAAGATGCACGGACACTAGGACTTCCCTTCATTGCTGAGTGGAATGCAAAACAGtaaagccactctggaaaacagtttagtggtttcttacaaagttaaacatacagtTAGTACATGAACCAACAATCCTACTCCTAGATATGGTAtcatcccagagaaataaaaacttatgttcacataaaGACCtacacaagaatgttcatagcagctttatttgtaatagccccaaactggaaaaagCCCACATGTTTGAGTGGGAGAATGAATGAACATTAGTACTGTGGAGTACTACTCTGCAATAAAAGGAAGCCAACTACTGATACCGGCAATAACATGCATGGATCTCAAGGGTATTattctaagtaaaagaagccagtcctACAAGATGACATGccgtatggttccatttataggaTATTCTTGAAAAAGACAGAATTATAGTGGTTGTCTGGGTTTAGGGGACAGAGGAAGGTGAGACTGCAAAGGGGCAGCCTGTGGGAGTTTTGGGGCTGATAGAACTGTTGTGTGTGCTGACTGTGGTGGggttacacaaatctacacaCGTCAAAATTCACAGAGCAGtacgtttaaaaaaatcaactgtattgtATGTTGAAATAATAACGTGGTGAGCAACAGAGTAGTCCCCAAAAGCACATGACATTAGGATTCTCTTATTGACCAGCCACCTCCTCCAGCTTTTCAGGAACAGAACCAGTCAGTACCTCCCTCCTCAGGGCCCACTTGGCAAAACCATTGCTTTCTTGGAGGAAACCCAGGGATCCTAGAGCCAGTGtctgtgggggaggggggtgcgGGGGGGATGCTGGCATGTGGGTCCAGCCACAGGACCCACCGAGGAGCAATGCAGGCAGCACGGGCACAGGCCAGCCGAGGAGGGTGTGTGGGCACTGCTCCTCTGGCTTCTCCCATTTTGTGATTCTGAAATGGACAAGGGCAGTGCAGCACTGGGCTGCCTGGGCCCCTATCTCCCCTGGAGTCTGGTCAGGCTGCGGCCAACGCCCCCTTTAAGGCCCAGCAAGGGCAGCCGGAGTGATAGCCCCTCACCCCACCAGGCCCACCGGGCCCTGACTGCCCACTGTCACTGGATCTGATAAGAGACCCACCCCCCAtggccccctcccctctcccagcgaTGACCACAGCCTGGCCCCCACCCTGGCTCCACATATATAAGGGGACCCTGGGGGCTGAGCACCACGGACACCAGTTCTCAGCATACCCAGCTCCCACTCAGCCGCCACCATGTCTCTGACCAGGGCTGAGAGGACCATCATCGTGTCCATGTGGGGCAAGATCTCCACACAGGCAGACATCATCGGCACCGAGGCCCTGGAGAGGTGAGCACCAGTTGGGCTGGGATGGAGCCTGGTAGGGGACAGTGTGGGTCACTGAGGACAGGGGTCAGTAGGAGGGGTCAGGGAGGATAGGTCAGCAAGGAGCGTCAGTGAGGAGGGTCAGTGAggagggggcagtgaggagggGACAGTGAGGAGGGTCAGTGAGGAGGGGACAGTGAGGAGGGTCAGTGAGGAGGGTCAGTGAGGAGGGGACAGTGAGGAGGGACAGTGAGGAGGGGACAGTGAGGAGGGTCAGTGAGGAGGGTCAGTGAGGAGGGACAGTGAGGAGGGTCAGTGAGGAGGGGACAGTGAGGAGGGTCAGTGAggagggggcagtgaggagggTCAGTGAGGAGGGCACATATGCAGGTTCAGTGAGCACGAGCAGCGGTGAGGCGGGTGCTCGGCGGTCAGCGAGCAAGAGAAGGGGCATGGGGAGGGTGACGAGGGTCGATCGTGTCCCTCCCTCAGCGCCCAGCACCCAGGTCTCCACAATCATTGTtgattgaatgagtgagtgaaggaTGGAACGAATGACTGGAGGACAGGGCGGTGAGGGTGAGGTGGGCCGGGCCATACTGGAGCTGGGGCAACAGCTGAAGTCCGCGATACCGATCCTGTGtgtctttaaaatgttcatattggGGTCAAGTTGCACTTTTTGCCCTAATATTTACGTTTTAACTCCCGCGTGCAAACGTGACGTGTCCCGGCCCGGCCCGCCCCGTCCGCAGGCTCTTCTCCAGCTACCCCCAGACCAAGACCTACTTCCCGCACTTCGACCTGCACGCGGGCTCCGCGCAGCTGCGCGCGCACGGCTCCAAGGTGGTGGCCGCCGTGGGCGACGCGGTCAAGAGCATCGACAACGTGGCGGGCGCCCTCTCCAAGCTGAGCGAGCTGCACGCCTACGTGCTGCGCGTGGACCCGGTCAACTTCAAGgtgggcgcggggcggggcccggggcggggcggggtccgGGGACGGGGCTGGGTGCCCGCCGCTCGCGCCGCGCCCGCCCTGAGCCACCCTGTCGCCCCAGCTGCTGTCCCACTGCCTGCTGGTCACGGTGGCCTCGCACTTCCCCGCTGACTTCACGGCCGACGCGCACGCCGCCTGGGACAAGTTCCTGTCCATCGTGTCCCGCGTCCTGACCGAGAAGTACCGCTGAGGATGCCTCCCGACCCCCAGGGCAGGCTTCgagccctccccttcccctgcacCCTCTTACGATTCCACCCGGGACCCCCAATAAATGGATGAGGATGGAGGGAGCCTGGTTGTGCGTCTCAGTATTGGGGGAAGCGGAGGAGAATGAAGGGAGGGAATGGAGGCTTCGCAGGAACACTGCCGACCCTAGTGTCACCCCCGGCCTGGAGGTCACTCCAAGGGTGCTTTGGGGGCGGTCCTTGGTCCTGAGGACCCCAGAGTCGCGACCGGAGGGAGCAGAACAGCCCAGGACCGCCCACGCCGTTTTCTCGGGTCAGACCTGAGTTTGTGCCTCTTTCCCGCCTCCCAAATCACCCAGTCTGTCGCTTCAGTCAGcgtattgtgtgtatgtgtagggtATGTGTAGGGACTCAGGGGCCTTTCCTCAAAGCTTGTTGTCACAGCTCAGGCACTGAGAGGACCCTTGACACCTCCTGGCCCTCCGCGCTCTTTCTCCCAATCCCTCCATCAGCTCCCTGTGGAATAATTGTAGATCCCCCTGAAGTCTGCAGCcaaggcgcacacacacacacacacacacacacacacacacacacacacacggcgtGATTCAGTTCCTCCGCGGTGACAGGGACCTGGGTTGGCAACCAGGGTCCCCAGGTTCCCGCCGCGCTCCTGAAGATAAGGGCGGGCAGGGCGCCGGGGGGCAGGGCCGCTATAAGGAGGCCGGGACTGCGGGCGCGGCACCCAGAGCAGCCACGCCAACGCCATGCTCAGCGCCCAGGAGCGCGCCCAAGTAGCACAGGTCTGGGACCTGATCGCCGGCCACGAGGCGCCCTTCGGGGCGGAGCTTCTGCTCAGGTGGGTTGGGGCTGGGTCTCCAGAATCGTAGCGAGGCGGAGACTGGGGTGTTGGGCCTGAGTCGGGAGGGGGGCGGGCCTGACCGGGGGTTCGCGGGGTCTGGGCGGCGCAGACGCTGGAGGGGGCGCCCTCCCTCTTCACCCTTGCTCCCGCAGGCTCTTCACGGTGTACCCCAGCACCAAGACCTACTTTAAGCACCTGGGCGACCGCCCTGACGAGGTGCAGCTGCTGAGCCACGGACAACGTGTGCTCGAGGCGGTGGGAGTGGCCGTCCGGCACATGGACAACCTGCGCGCGGCCCTGAGCCCGCTTGCCGACCTGCACGCACATGTGCTGCGCGTGGACCCCACCAACTTCCCAGTGAGCCACCCCGGGACGTAGCAGGGTTCGCGCGCGCAGCCGAGGTGGGGAGGCATTCGGCAAGGAATTGGCGAGGACAGAGCTCTTCTCACCGGCCTTTTCTCCCGCAGCTGCTGATCCAGTGTTTCCAGGTGGTGCTGGCCTCCCACCTGCAGGGCGAGTTCACGGTGGAGATGCAGGTGGTGTGGGATAAGTTCCTGACGGGCCTGGCGGTAGTGCTGACAGAGAAGTACCACTGAGTTCTGTGCCCCGGGTCTAGGTCTGCGCATGTCAATAAACAAGCCTCAAAAGTCTGGACCCCGCGCAGGTGTGGTCTTTGGGGAGCAGGCGGACTGACGTCACAGTTGCGGGCAGAGAAGCTCCGGGTCCTGAGGGGAGCCTCGCGGAATCTTAGGGCAGGATCCCCAACCTTTGCTGACAATGGAACCAGGGGCACAGGAACGGGACCTTGGGCACTCAACAAACCCTGAACGAGGACAGTTCCCGGTCTGACAGTCTGGGGGTCCGGGCCTGGTGTGTACACCCAGAGGCTTGCACAGAACAGTTGCCCTCCCAGGGCAGGGGAATGTGGTGGGGCCGAGCGCGTGCTCGGATGGGGGAAGTGTCTTCGGCTTCACCTCGCATCTGGCACCCGTGCGATGCCATACCATTTGCAAAGCACGTTCTCATTCACACACTAATTCGTCTCCGTCCCTACCTCACTCCAGGCGCCGCAAGCCTGAATCTTCGCCTCTTTAACAGATAGGCGGGGCACC
The sequence above is a segment of the Orcinus orca chromosome 16, mOrcOrc1.1, whole genome shotgun sequence genome. Coding sequences within it:
- the HBZ gene encoding hemoglobin subunit zeta, yielding MSLTRAERTIIVSMWGKISTQADIIGTEALERLFSSYPQTKTYFPHFDLHAGSAQLRAHGSKVVAAVGDAVKSIDNVAGALSKLSELHAYVLRVDPVNFKLLSHCLLVTVASHFPADFTADAHAAWDKFLSIVSRVLTEKYR
- the HBM gene encoding hemoglobin subunit mu, which gives rise to MLSAQERAQVAQVWDLIAGHEAPFGAELLLRLFTVYPSTKTYFKHLGDRPDEVQLLSHGQRVLEAVGVAVRHMDNLRAALSPLADLHAHVLRVDPTNFPLLIQCFQVVLASHLQGEFTVEMQVVWDKFLTGLAVVLTEKYH